One genomic segment of Chitinophaga parva includes these proteins:
- a CDS encoding RDD family protein, protein MSSIKIPTAFNIDLEFEAADTGKRLLAYLIDSAVRIVFLLALIFLDSQVLHIENASLDGIYYGIVVAIPFTLYFFLCEWLMGGRTPGKAAVGIKVVSLMGNQPTAGQVALRSLMRFIESPMVFCGAVALIAIARSPYSQRVGDLVAGTIVVDTKAKHSLDQTIFRNIAVDYQPQFFQILKLSDKDLNKVKELLDRAVKQQDFVLAHRVAERVKTVLKIDTQMNDMMFLETLLNDYNYLVTRA, encoded by the coding sequence ATGTCTTCTATTAAAATACCTACCGCCTTTAACATTGACCTCGAATTTGAAGCGGCCGATACGGGCAAACGTTTGTTAGCCTATCTTATCGATTCCGCTGTGCGCATCGTGTTCCTGCTGGCGCTGATCTTCCTGGACAGCCAGGTGCTGCACATAGAGAATGCCTCTTTGGATGGCATTTACTACGGCATCGTGGTGGCCATCCCCTTCACCCTTTATTTTTTCCTGTGTGAGTGGCTCATGGGGGGGCGTACCCCCGGCAAGGCCGCGGTGGGCATTAAGGTGGTAAGCCTCATGGGTAATCAGCCTACCGCCGGCCAGGTAGCCTTGCGTTCTCTTATGCGTTTCATAGAATCACCCATGGTGTTCTGCGGCGCCGTGGCCCTTATCGCCATTGCCCGCTCTCCCTACAGCCAGCGTGTGGGCGACCTGGTAGCCGGCACCATCGTGGTGGATACCAAGGCTAAGCACAGCCTGGACCAGACCATTTTCCGCAACATAGCGGTGGACTACCAGCCCCAGTTCTTCCAGATCCTCAAACTGTCTGACAAGGACCTCAATAAGGTGAAGGAACTGCTGGACAGGGCCGTAAAACAGCAGGATTTTGTACTGGCGCACCGCGTGGCGGAGCGTGTAAAAACGGTGTTGAAAATTGACACACAGATGAACGACATGATGTTCCTCGAAACCCTGCTCAATGATTATAACTACCTGGTAACAAGGGCATAG
- a CDS encoding RDD family protein, translating to MNENYLSPENSVLGDLGAENVLPVRKRVRLANFLLDLIVLAFVGNMINGLLVMIGLYNATSYPVYTPGGDLGEFYASYMPMFYAMMLRGTIINIAYYTLTEWLLKGQTIGKLITGTQAVNNRDFAPVNFTQALVRSLCRHIPLEFIFCLFMQPWHDTISGTLVIKKKK from the coding sequence ATGAATGAAAATTACCTGAGCCCCGAAAATTCTGTACTGGGCGACCTGGGTGCGGAAAATGTACTCCCTGTGCGCAAACGCGTCCGTTTAGCCAATTTCCTGCTGGATCTCATCGTACTGGCATTTGTCGGCAACATGATCAATGGCCTTTTAGTGATGATAGGCCTCTACAATGCCACGTCGTACCCGGTTTACACGCCCGGCGGCGACCTGGGTGAGTTCTATGCCAGCTACATGCCAATGTTTTATGCGATGATGCTGAGAGGCACGATCATCAACATTGCCTACTACACCCTTACCGAGTGGCTGCTCAAGGGCCAGACCATCGGCAAGCTGATCACCGGCACACAGGCGGTGAACAACCGGGATTTTGCACCGGTAAACTTTACCCAGGCGCTGGTGCGCAGCCTGTGCCGGCACATTCCCCTGGAATTTATATTCTGCCTGTTCATGCAACCCTGGCACGATACCATTTCCGGCACCCTTGTTATTAAAAAGAAAAAATAA
- a CDS encoding stage II sporulation protein M, whose protein sequence is MRESLFIKRNRERWQKIQEQPAEDPDEMAADFTTLLDDLAYAKTFYGFSKVTNYINGLASTIFQRIYKNRKEGQGRIRNFFFLELPLTFRRYQRIFLFTTLYFLFFCVIAVLSAAHDDTFVRSILGDEYVNMTERNIASGDPFGVYNNGNEVTMFLEIAWNNISIALQTFAGGIMAGLGPFYTLIVNGLMLGSFQYMFFAKGLGMPSVLVIWIHGTLEISALILSGTAGFIMASRLLFPGTLRRVDSLKQGARDGLKVMVMVVPMLVCAGILEGFVTRHTHMPLAISLFILLASLGFVLFYFVFYPIYLQRKGYTLDVDGKVRIPEKPIE, encoded by the coding sequence ATGAGAGAGTCACTTTTCATAAAACGCAACCGTGAACGCTGGCAGAAGATCCAGGAGCAACCCGCGGAAGACCCGGATGAAATGGCCGCCGACTTTACCACCCTGCTCGACGATCTGGCCTATGCCAAGACCTTTTATGGCTTTAGCAAGGTGACGAATTATATCAACGGGCTTGCCTCCACTATTTTCCAGCGCATTTATAAAAACCGTAAGGAGGGCCAGGGCCGCATCCGCAATTTCTTTTTCCTGGAACTGCCCCTTACCTTCCGCCGCTACCAGCGCATCTTTTTATTTACCACGCTGTACTTCCTTTTTTTCTGCGTTATCGCCGTTTTGTCTGCCGCGCATGACGATACTTTTGTACGCAGCATCCTGGGCGATGAATATGTGAATATGACAGAGCGAAACATTGCCTCCGGCGACCCGTTTGGCGTGTATAACAATGGCAATGAAGTGACCATGTTCCTGGAGATAGCCTGGAACAATATTTCCATTGCCCTGCAAACATTTGCAGGCGGCATCATGGCCGGCCTGGGGCCTTTTTATACGCTCATTGTGAATGGCCTCATGCTGGGCTCATTCCAGTACATGTTCTTTGCCAAAGGCCTGGGTATGCCGTCTGTGCTGGTGATCTGGATCCATGGCACACTGGAGATCTCTGCATTGATCCTGTCTGGCACGGCGGGCTTCATCATGGCATCGCGCCTGTTGTTTCCCGGTACGCTGCGCCGCGTGGATTCCCTGAAGCAGGGCGCCCGGGACGGGCTGAAGGTCATGGTGATGGTAGTGCCCATGCTGGTGTGCGCCGGTATACTGGAAGGTTTTGTAACCCGGCATACGCATATGCCGCTGGCCATCAGCCTTTTCATTCTCCTGGCCTCCCTGGGCTTTGTACTGTTCTATTTTGTCTTTTATCCCATCTACCTGCAGCGCAAGGGCTATACCCTGGACGTGGATGGCAAAGTGCGCATACCTGAAAAACCGATTGAGTAA
- a CDS encoding AAA family ATPase translates to MEEMEFQGFQNRTNFTVLQDAILAIRAEIGKVIVGQHQMVDLLIIGLLSEGHILVEGVPGVAKTLASKLLAQCVDAQFARIQFTPDLMPADVLGTSVFNPNSREFEYKKGPVFANIVLTDEINRAPAKTQSALFEVMEEQQVTNDGITYKIDPPFMVIATQNPIEQEGTYRLPEAQLDRFLFKVIVQYPTAAEEVTMLQTAHREHRKGGSALQAAKVVSGQQITDFQLQIRGVVIEDKLLHYISEIIQATRLNSSLYMGASPRASLAIMNCAKTVAAMKNRDFVTPDDIQYIAPHILRHRIMLTPEREMEGISPDEVIQEILKNVEVPR, encoded by the coding sequence ATGGAAGAAATGGAATTTCAGGGTTTTCAGAACCGCACCAATTTCACCGTCCTGCAGGATGCCATCCTGGCCATCCGCGCGGAGATCGGTAAAGTGATCGTGGGACAGCACCAGATGGTGGACCTGCTGATCATAGGCCTGCTTTCCGAAGGCCATATCCTCGTGGAAGGGGTGCCCGGCGTGGCCAAGACCCTGGCCTCCAAGCTGCTGGCGCAATGCGTGGATGCACAGTTTGCCCGCATCCAGTTCACCCCGGACCTGATGCCGGCAGACGTATTGGGCACCTCGGTTTTCAACCCGAACAGCCGCGAATTTGAATACAAGAAAGGCCCCGTGTTTGCCAACATTGTGCTGACGGATGAGATCAACCGTGCCCCGGCCAAAACACAATCTGCCCTCTTTGAAGTAATGGAAGAGCAGCAGGTGACCAACGATGGTATCACCTACAAGATAGACCCGCCCTTCATGGTGATAGCCACCCAGAACCCCATTGAGCAGGAAGGAACTTACCGCCTGCCGGAGGCCCAGCTGGACCGCTTCCTGTTCAAAGTGATCGTGCAATATCCGACTGCCGCGGAAGAAGTGACCATGCTGCAGACAGCCCACCGTGAGCACCGCAAAGGCGGCTCTGCCCTGCAGGCCGCAAAAGTGGTGAGCGGACAGCAGATCACGGATTTCCAGCTCCAGATCCGCGGCGTGGTGATAGAAGACAAACTACTGCATTACATCTCCGAGATCATACAGGCTACCCGCCTCAATTCGTCGCTGTACATGGGCGCGTCGCCCCGCGCATCCCTGGCTATTATGAACTGCGCCAAAACGGTAGCGGCCATGAAGAACCGCGACTTTGTAACGCCGGATGACATCCAGTACATCGCGCCCCACATCCTGCGCCACCGCATTATGCTTACGCCGGAGCGGGAGATGGAAGGCATCAGCCCCGATGAAGTGATCCAGGAAATTTTGAAAAATGTAGAGGTGCCCAGGTAG
- a CDS encoding RDD family protein — protein sequence MANNQHLTELHLEEIEQRRTLTAAPLLARAVSFLADCFLFYATLFAANFILLYIPTRIFGYNFPSILLRPLAGGPALFNLVYMGCCVLLYVAYYTLQETWLGGQTMGKRLTGTEAVQADGARITFSKALTRSLCRLIPLDLIFAFTPGGPLHDRLSNTIVVRL from the coding sequence ATGGCCAACAATCAGCACCTGACCGAACTACATCTCGAAGAAATTGAGCAAAGGCGCACGCTCACCGCAGCACCGCTCCTTGCACGGGCTGTCAGCTTCCTGGCAGACTGCTTTCTTTTTTATGCCACGCTGTTTGCAGCCAATTTTATCCTCCTGTACATCCCCACCCGCATATTCGGGTACAATTTCCCCTCTATCCTGCTTCGCCCCCTGGCAGGTGGGCCGGCGCTCTTCAACCTGGTATACATGGGCTGCTGCGTGCTGCTGTACGTGGCATACTACACCCTGCAGGAAACCTGGCTGGGCGGGCAAACCATGGGCAAGCGCCTTACCGGCACGGAAGCCGTACAGGCAGACGGCGCGCGCATCACATTTTCCAAAGCCCTTACCCGCAGCCTGTGCCGCCTTATTCCCCTGGATCTTATCTTTGCCTTTACGCCGGGCGGTCCGCTGCACGACCGGCTGTCCAACACCATTGTAGTAAGACTTTAA
- a CDS encoding RNA polymerase sigma factor codes for MHSVTEIRNGNYAAFDEAYQLLHIKVFRFFLKRVQLHNTAEDLTQQCFIRLWQYRSTLSEEHSLDKQLFVMAHSLLINHFRKLATEKEYKTHISLQYPLEPYTDPDERFARKDQLEAALVHLPPVRQRVLILRLVHGYSNKEIADQLSVSVKTVEDHILKAIRAMKKLIPLVWLLGALNAQMPATCDARPNDAISHIN; via the coding sequence ATGCACAGCGTTACTGAGATCAGGAATGGAAATTATGCTGCTTTCGACGAGGCCTACCAGCTCCTGCACATCAAGGTGTTCCGCTTTTTTCTGAAGCGTGTGCAGTTACATAACACTGCGGAAGACCTTACTCAGCAATGTTTTATCCGCCTCTGGCAGTATAGGAGCACCTTGTCTGAAGAGCACTCTTTGGACAAGCAGCTTTTTGTGATGGCCCATAGCCTGCTCATTAATCATTTCCGCAAGCTGGCTACGGAAAAAGAATACAAGACCCACATTTCCCTGCAATATCCCCTGGAGCCGTATACAGACCCCGATGAACGTTTTGCCCGCAAAGATCAGCTGGAAGCGGCTTTGGTGCACCTGCCTCCCGTGCGGCAGCGGGTGCTCATCCTCCGCCTGGTACATGGCTATAGTAACAAAGAAATAGCTGACCAGCTTTCTGTATCTGTAAAAACCGTGGAGGACCATATCCTTAAAGCTATACGCGCCATGAAAAAGTTGATCCCCCTGGTATGGCTGCTGGGCGCCCTCAACGCGCAAATGCCCGCCACATGCGATGCCCGGCCCAATGATGCCATTTCCCATATTAACTAA
- a CDS encoding RDD family protein, with amino-acid sequence MQDPNTTYDNSPSVLGELEFADTPEEASKGIRFLNMILDLVFMLLFFFIICGMAGVVIGLTGNRALLNFILPPENYPGQLLWGAVLTAVYYTPTEGLLKGRSLAKLITGTRAVDRNTYQPVSVGKAFLRSLCRSIPFAPLIALASTPLHDSITGTTVVKTRK; translated from the coding sequence ATGCAAGATCCCAATACTACTTATGACAACAGCCCATCCGTACTGGGCGAGCTGGAATTTGCCGATACGCCGGAAGAAGCCAGCAAAGGCATCCGTTTCCTGAACATGATCCTGGACCTCGTGTTCATGCTCCTGTTCTTTTTTATCATCTGCGGCATGGCAGGCGTGGTGATCGGGTTAACCGGCAACCGGGCCCTGCTCAACTTTATCCTCCCGCCGGAGAATTATCCCGGGCAGCTGCTTTGGGGCGCTGTGCTTACGGCTGTTTATTATACGCCGACCGAAGGCCTACTGAAAGGCCGCTCCCTGGCAAAACTCATTACCGGTACCCGTGCCGTGGACCGGAACACCTATCAACCGGTGTCTGTCGGGAAGGCGTTCCTGCGCAGCCTGTGCCGCTCCATTCCCTTTGCGCCATTAATAGCCCTTGCAAGCACGCCCTTGCATGACTCCATTACCGGAACGACCGTCGTAAAGACCAGGAAGTAA
- a CDS encoding DUF58 domain-containing protein, with translation MLKQFYKALFFTSRFYLTALAIILGLVVAFFVPPLFFIASFCALALTLLVIMDIFLLFGTRVPVAAARRMAQRFSNGDQNSVSLTVDNPHRFPIRVKVLEELPFQFQRRDFVLQARIPAQKSHVFSYNVRPVERGEYSFGHANLLVTSFFGLAERHYPAATPQVVKVFPSYMQLRQYEFMGFQNKMQDLGVHRRRTIGHSMEFDHIKEYVQGDDVRTLNWKATARRGGTLMVNNYVEEKSQQVICIIDKSRIMKMPFDGLTLLDYAINSTLVFSNVALQKGDKTGLATFVERQTDYLPPSNKKVQLNKILEMLYAQETQWQEADFQRLSVLLRTSLTQRSLLVFFTNFESLSGMQRQLPYLRKLARYHLVMVIFFENTGLRALTSGMAHTTEDIYIQTIAQKFADEKRLIAKELNRYGIITVLSTPEQLTVNAVNKYLELKASMQI, from the coding sequence ATGCTTAAACAATTTTATAAAGCGCTTTTCTTCACCAGCCGGTTCTATCTCACGGCCCTGGCCATTATCCTGGGCCTGGTGGTGGCCTTTTTTGTGCCACCATTGTTCTTCATCGCCAGCTTTTGTGCACTGGCGCTTACGCTGCTGGTGATCATGGATATTTTCCTGCTGTTTGGCACCCGTGTGCCGGTGGCTGCGGCACGCCGCATGGCCCAGCGTTTCAGTAATGGTGACCAGAACAGTGTGAGCCTTACGGTGGACAACCCGCACCGCTTCCCCATCCGGGTAAAGGTGCTGGAGGAACTGCCCTTCCAGTTCCAGCGCCGCGATTTTGTGCTGCAGGCGCGCATTCCCGCGCAAAAAAGCCATGTATTCTCTTACAACGTGCGCCCCGTGGAGCGTGGAGAATACAGCTTTGGACATGCCAACCTGCTGGTAACATCTTTCTTCGGCCTGGCAGAGCGCCACTACCCTGCCGCCACACCGCAGGTGGTGAAGGTGTTCCCGTCCTACATGCAGCTGCGCCAGTATGAGTTCATGGGTTTCCAGAACAAAATGCAGGACCTGGGCGTGCATCGCCGCCGTACCATAGGCCACAGCATGGAGTTTGACCACATTAAGGAATACGTGCAGGGTGACGATGTGCGCACCCTCAACTGGAAAGCCACCGCCCGCCGGGGCGGCACGCTGATGGTGAATAACTACGTGGAAGAAAAGTCGCAACAGGTGATCTGCATCATTGACAAGAGCCGCATCATGAAAATGCCTTTTGACGGCCTTACCCTGCTGGACTACGCGATCAACTCCACCCTGGTGTTCAGCAATGTGGCCCTGCAGAAAGGTGATAAGACCGGACTGGCTACATTTGTAGAGCGCCAAACGGATTATCTCCCTCCTTCCAATAAAAAAGTGCAGCTGAACAAGATCCTGGAAATGCTGTATGCCCAGGAAACCCAGTGGCAGGAAGCGGACTTCCAGCGCCTCAGCGTGCTACTGCGCACATCGCTGACACAACGTTCCCTGCTGGTGTTCTTTACCAACTTTGAATCTCTTTCCGGCATGCAGCGCCAGCTCCCTTACCTGCGCAAGCTGGCCCGCTACCACCTGGTGATGGTGATCTTCTTTGAAAATACCGGCCTCCGCGCCCTTACCAGCGGCATGGCCCATACTACGGAAGATATTTACATACAGACCATTGCCCAGAAATTTGCAGACGAGAAAAGGCTGATCGCGAAGGAACTGAACCGCTATGGTATTATCACGGTGCTGAGCACACCGGAACAACTGACGGTAAATGCGGTGAATAAGTACCTGGAACTAAAGGCTAGTATGCAGATCTAA
- a CDS encoding DUF5684 domain-containing protein: MNEYSNGTSGMGAVMGFMSFIYFLAIIASIAGMWKIFQKAGEEGWKAIIPIYNLIILLKVIGKPWWWLFLFCIPLVNIYAAVMVCYLLARSFGKDAGFAVGIFFLGFIFIPMLGFGSARYIGPGGNAQDLDQRIGSIGLS, from the coding sequence ATGAATGAGTACTCCAATGGTACCTCCGGGATGGGGGCAGTTATGGGCTTTATGTCCTTCATTTATTTCCTTGCTATCATTGCGTCCATTGCCGGTATGTGGAAAATATTCCAAAAGGCCGGGGAAGAAGGCTGGAAAGCCATTATTCCTATTTACAACCTGATCATCCTGCTGAAGGTGATCGGCAAACCTTGGTGGTGGCTGTTCCTGTTCTGCATCCCGCTGGTGAACATTTACGCGGCCGTGATGGTATGTTACCTGCTGGCAAGAAGTTTCGGCAAGGACGCGGGGTTTGCGGTAGGTATCTTTTTCCTGGGCTTTATTTTTATTCCCATGCTGGGTTTTGGGAGCGCCCGTTATATCGGGCCTGGTGGCAATGCGCAGGACCTGGATCAGCGCATTGGCAGCATAGGGCTTAGTTAA
- a CDS encoding DUF4350 domain-containing protein, whose amino-acid sequence MKAKYILIPLGLLLLLVILQLVAALSATTAGRNEVNTAQPRDVTYSYKDKRPYGGYVAYHWLQQLWDDKKPSVITRSFASAYNRNASMKDGGNIYVILANHNYTSPGDLRAMKSFVEDGNTLVLGICRPDSALDATFGFRTAYSDGQFFGMQRTREQDTVINFLSPLLDQRTFLGGSLHAANYFTSVDTAVTTILATDRDHKATFITIAQGSGRVLVLLDPVALTNYPLLSHNNHRFMENVFGYVPNYVNNNTLYWDEFYKYQTAPRTDADDSNGLFALMKRYPPIRWAVWLTLLTVLFYIVFESKRRQRIIPEIPPVANTSVEFVKTMGKLYFEHHNNTNLAGKMAMQLLEYIRNRYSLNTQELDEAFMETLSRKSGYPPEDTRALVYQALQARQGYNFTDEDLHAFYTATHQFYQNN is encoded by the coding sequence GTGAAAGCAAAGTATATCCTGATCCCACTGGGGCTGCTCCTGCTGCTGGTGATCCTGCAGCTGGTAGCCGCCCTGTCTGCCACCACGGCCGGCCGGAACGAGGTAAATACCGCCCAGCCCCGGGACGTCACTTATTCTTACAAGGACAAAAGGCCTTACGGCGGCTACGTGGCGTACCACTGGCTGCAGCAACTCTGGGATGATAAGAAACCCAGTGTGATCACCCGCTCCTTTGCATCGGCATATAACAGGAACGCATCGATGAAGGACGGAGGCAATATATATGTGATCCTGGCAAACCATAACTACACCAGCCCCGGCGACCTGCGCGCCATGAAATCATTTGTGGAAGATGGCAACACCCTGGTACTGGGCATTTGCAGGCCAGACTCCGCGCTGGACGCCACTTTTGGCTTCAGGACCGCTTACTCAGACGGGCAATTCTTCGGCATGCAACGGACGCGGGAACAGGACACGGTCATTAACTTCCTCAGCCCCCTGCTGGACCAGCGTACTTTCCTGGGCGGCTCCCTGCACGCTGCCAACTACTTCACCAGCGTGGATACCGCGGTGACCACCATCCTGGCCACAGACCGTGACCATAAGGCCACCTTCATCACCATTGCCCAGGGCAGCGGCCGGGTGCTGGTCCTGCTGGATCCTGTGGCGCTGACCAACTACCCGCTCCTGAGCCACAACAACCACCGCTTTATGGAGAACGTGTTTGGGTATGTGCCCAATTACGTGAACAACAACACGCTGTACTGGGATGAATTTTACAAATACCAGACGGCGCCCCGTACAGATGCTGATGACAGCAACGGCCTGTTTGCACTCATGAAGCGTTACCCGCCCATCCGCTGGGCAGTGTGGCTTACACTGCTTACGGTGCTCTTCTACATTGTGTTTGAGAGCAAGCGCCGGCAGCGCATCATTCCCGAAATACCTCCGGTGGCCAATACTTCCGTGGAGTTTGTGAAGACCATGGGCAAACTGTATTTTGAACACCATAACAATACGAACCTGGCCGGTAAAATGGCCATGCAGTTATTAGAGTATATCCGTAACCGTTATAGCCTGAACACGCAGGAGCTGGATGAAGCCTTCATGGAAACCCTGTCGCGCAAATCGGGCTATCCCCCGGAAGACACCCGCGCCCTGGTGTACCAGGCGCTCCAGGCCCGCCAGGGATATAACTTTACGGACGAAGACCTTCACGCATTTTATACCGCAACCCATCAGTTTTATCAAAATAATTAG
- a CDS encoding serine hydrolase domain-containing protein — protein MRYILFVCCCVQLCAGHARGQDNLPAPDAGAVSAKGYYNLFASHPIHGVVLIAEQGHIIVQQGFGHQVGDAFQLGSISKSFTALAVLQLAARRQISVQDPLVKYFPDFPFPGITIRHLLTHTSGLPDKEELFFPLIEKDSTRRFYNEDIIPALRGHQLAFAPGSNWRYNNVGYALLASLVARVSGMAFGQYLHRYVFTPAGMTHTYLLDSTRMVPGYLVRHHYLGDMESIYQSKKVRPWTYNLRWLQGPTNVVSTAQDLLKYDQALSTHRLLRADPCVPLTAAQPGEFGPAAYGYGWFIPVDTSAGKVAMHTGKEPGAFSFFWRDITHRRVVVLLDDYESPDFGDACRGSVNLLSGRPYFPEADHGRQSLFLPYVQKLYREGINTATVFFNEHRADTAHYIATEWELNALGLELLEDGHNAAATEALKLATLLYPGSWNTYDSYGKALLQSGDTANAVRMYEKSVTMFPGNEPAKKILAVLKSR, from the coding sequence ATGAGATACATCTTGTTTGTTTGCTGCTGCGTGCAGCTATGCGCAGGCCATGCCCGGGGGCAGGACAACCTCCCTGCCCCTGACGCGGGGGCCGTTTCAGCGAAGGGGTATTACAACCTCTTTGCCAGCCACCCCATCCATGGTGTGGTGCTCATTGCAGAACAGGGGCACATCATCGTCCAGCAGGGGTTTGGGCACCAGGTTGGAGATGCCTTCCAGCTCGGCTCCATATCCAAATCCTTTACCGCACTGGCAGTGCTCCAACTGGCGGCACGCCGGCAAATCTCGGTGCAGGACCCCCTGGTGAAGTATTTCCCGGATTTCCCATTCCCCGGCATCACCATACGGCACCTGCTCACCCATACCTCCGGTCTGCCGGATAAGGAAGAATTATTTTTCCCCCTCATTGAAAAAGATAGCACCCGCCGCTTTTACAATGAAGACATTATACCTGCGTTAAGGGGCCACCAGCTTGCCTTTGCGCCCGGGAGCAACTGGCGGTACAATAATGTAGGCTACGCGTTACTGGCTTCCCTGGTAGCACGGGTAAGTGGTATGGCCTTTGGCCAATACCTGCACCGCTATGTCTTTACTCCCGCGGGCATGACACATACTTACCTGTTGGATAGCACCCGGATGGTGCCGGGCTACCTGGTGCGCCACCATTACCTCGGCGATATGGAGAGCATTTACCAGAGTAAAAAGGTAAGGCCCTGGACATACAACCTGCGCTGGCTGCAGGGACCTACAAACGTAGTGAGCACAGCGCAGGACCTGTTGAAATATGACCAGGCACTTTCCACGCACCGCTTGCTCAGGGCCGATCCCTGCGTTCCGCTCACGGCCGCACAGCCGGGCGAATTTGGGCCCGCCGCTTACGGTTACGGATGGTTTATACCGGTAGACACCAGCGCCGGCAAAGTGGCCATGCACACGGGAAAAGAGCCGGGAGCATTCAGTTTTTTCTGGAGGGATATTACGCACCGCCGGGTGGTGGTGCTGCTGGATGATTATGAAAGCCCGGATTTTGGGGATGCCTGTAGGGGCAGTGTAAACCTGCTCTCCGGTCGTCCATATTTTCCGGAAGCAGACCATGGCAGGCAGTCGCTTTTTCTGCCTTATGTCCAGAAGCTTTACCGGGAGGGCATAAATACGGCAACCGTATTTTTTAATGAGCACCGTGCAGACACTGCACACTATATTGCCACGGAGTGGGAGCTGAATGCACTGGGGTTGGAATTACTGGAGGATGGGCATAACGCGGCTGCCACAGAAGCGCTGAAACTGGCCACCCTGCTGTACCCCGGGAGCTGGAACACCTATGACAGTTATGGTAAGGCCCTGCTGCAAAGCGGAGACACTGCTAACGCTGTGCGCATGTACGAAAAATCTGTGACAATGTTTCCCGGCAATGAGCCGGCAAAGAAGATCCTGGCCGTGTTGAAAAGCCGGTAA
- a CDS encoding DUF5684 domain-containing protein: MDQLDQTQSLALAGFMMTFMLFTLVLSAFFIVVSWRIFTKAGQPGWASLIPIYSAVIQFRIIGKPWWWIFLCCIPLVNIYFIIVALNELSKSFGKDTGFTVGLFFLSFIFYPILAFGNAVYLGPGGVSGENVDNTIQGIGQSV, translated from the coding sequence ATGGATCAATTGGATCAAACACAATCCCTGGCACTTGCCGGCTTTATGATGACCTTTATGCTTTTTACACTGGTCCTGTCCGCCTTTTTTATCGTAGTAAGCTGGCGCATTTTTACCAAGGCCGGCCAGCCAGGCTGGGCTAGCCTCATTCCTATTTACAGCGCTGTGATACAGTTCCGCATCATTGGCAAGCCCTGGTGGTGGATCTTCCTTTGCTGCATTCCGCTGGTAAACATCTACTTTATCATCGTGGCGCTGAATGAACTGTCCAAGAGCTTTGGCAAGGATACCGGCTTCACCGTGGGCCTGTTTTTCCTGTCTTTCATTTTCTATCCCATCCTGGCCTTCGGCAACGCCGTGTACTTAGGCCCGGGCGGTGTTTCCGGGGAAAACGTGGATAACACCATACAGGGTATCGGTCAATCTGTTTAA